A region from the Bacteroidota bacterium genome encodes:
- the gldL gene encoding gliding motility protein GldL, translating to MAKKKGFLESRGFKLFMKYVYGLGAAVVIGGALFKIMHWPFANEMLIAGMGTEVVVFFVSAFEPLHAELDWGKVYPQLNEDDEFVMDTADDKSGMSAEEALAIAERGMGGIELSSDLFDSLSGSLEGLKSNVDKLAKIEDATVATNEYTASVRNATGKMSQLNDGYASTVDAMTSLSSSVGGAATQAHAYHEEVQRVTKNLASLNAVYEMELQDAQQHIATINKFYESLGGAMTNMVEASKDAEAYRNEVSSLTKNLRDLNSIYGGMLSAMSNRG from the coding sequence ATGGCTAAGAAAAAAGGTTTTCTGGAATCACGCGGATTCAAACTGTTCATGAAGTACGTCTACGGTCTTGGTGCAGCAGTTGTGATCGGTGGCGCACTTTTCAAAATCATGCACTGGCCCTTCGCGAACGAGATGCTGATCGCAGGTATGGGTACAGAGGTTGTGGTGTTTTTCGTGTCTGCGTTTGAACCATTGCACGCAGAACTTGACTGGGGTAAAGTGTACCCACAATTGAACGAAGACGATGAATTTGTGATGGACACGGCTGATGATAAATCAGGTATGTCTGCAGAAGAGGCCTTGGCAATTGCCGAAAGAGGTATGGGTGGCATTGAACTTTCGTCCGATTTGTTTGACTCACTTTCCGGTTCCTTGGAAGGTTTGAAAAGCAACGTCGACAAGTTGGCCAAGATTGAAGATGCAACTGTTGCAACCAACGAGTACACCGCTAGCGTGCGCAATGCTACCGGCAAAATGTCTCAGTTGAACGACGGCTATGCTTCGACTGTCGACGCCATGACCAGCCTGTCAAGCAGCGTGGGTGGTGCAGCTACCCAAGCACATGCTTATCATGAAGAAGTGCAGCGCGTGACCAAAAACTTGGCATCACTCAACGCCGTTTATGAAATGGAATTGCAAGACGCCCAACAGCACATTGCAACCATCAATAAATTCTACGAAAGCCTCGGTGGAGCAATGACCAACATGGTCGAAGCCTCCAAAGATGCCGAAGCTTACCGTAATGAGGTTTCTAGCCTCACCAAAAACCTCCGCGACTTGAACAGCATCTACGGCGGTATGCTGTCTGCAATGTCGAATCGCGGTTGA